One stretch of Ooceraea biroi isolate clonal line C1 chromosome 4, Obir_v5.4, whole genome shotgun sequence DNA includes these proteins:
- the LOC105282506 gene encoding hsp90 co-chaperone Cdc37, with the protein MVDYSKWKSIEISDDEDDTHPNIDTPSLFRWRHQARLERMEERKKEQEEHERKKAETLKKLKDMKEKLAKLENEKNDSADLTTLKKVLQDLEDEERKIQNKEDEMKKKERLVPWNVDTIGQDGFTKTVINTKPARKDEDAGLSDEEKEKRMKQFVKENEKKLKEFGMLRKYDDSKKFLQDHPYLACENTANYLVIWCINLEMEEKHDLMQHVAHQCICMQYILELSKQLEVDPRACVGSFFSRIQIAEVEYKNSFDEELRAFKDRIRKRAAEKVADAVREAEEEEKKARLGPGGLDPVEVFETLPEALKQCFETQDIPLLQQTIAAMPEDEATYHMKRCVASGLWVPDAKAKEKEQEEQNAAKGTPDPE; encoded by the exons ATGGTGGATTACAGCAAATGGAAGAGCATCGAG ATCTCAGACGATGAAGACGACACGCATCCAAACATTGATACGCCGTCCTTATTTAGGTGGCGTCATCAGGCACGACTGGAGAGAATGGAAGAGCGTAAGAAGGAACAGGAAGagcacgagagaaagaaagcaga AACACTGAAGAAATTAAAGGACATGAAAGAGAAACTGGCGAAGCTAGAGAATGAGAAGAACGATTCAGCCGATTTGACTACATTGAAAAAAGTCCTGCAGGATCTCGAAGACGAAGAGAGGAAGATCCAGAACAAGGAGGacgaaatgaaaaagaaggagagactGGTCCCGTGGAATGTGGATACCATTGGTCAAGACGGTTTCACGAAAACCGTAATAAATACAAAGCCAGCTAGGAAGGACGAGGATGCTGGATTGTCCgacgaggagaaggagaagcgGATGAAGCAGTTCGTCAAGGAGAACGAGAAGAAGCTGAAGGAATTCGGCATGCTTAGGAAATACGACGACAGCAAGAAATTCTTGCAGGATCATCCTTACCTGGCTTGCGAGAATACAGCGAACTACTTAGTCATTTGGTGCATCAACTTGGAGATGGAAGAA AAACATGACTTGATGCAGCACGTTGCCCATCAGTGCATATGCATGCAATACATACTGGAGTTATCCAAGCAGCTGGAGGTTGATCCGCGGGCGTGCGTCGGCTCCTTCTTCAGTCGCATCCAGATCGCTGAAGTGGAGTATAAGAACTCGTTCGATGAGGAACTTAGGGCGTTCAAGGACAGAATACGCAAGAGAGCGGCGGAGAAGGTAGCCGACGCGGTTAGAGAggccgaggaggaggagaagaaggctCGCTTGGGTCCTGGTGGACTTGATCCGGTCGAGGTGTTCGAGACTCTTCCGGAG GCTTTAAAACAGTGCTTCGAGACTCAGGATATCCCCCTGTTGCAACAGACGATAGCAGCGATGCCGGAAGACGAGGCGACGTATCACATGAAGCGGTGCGTCGCCAGTGGCTTGTGGGTTCCTGACGCGAAGGCCAAAGAGAAGGAGCAGGAGGAGCAGAACGCCGCGAAAGGAACACCAGACCCGGAATAA